The following proteins are encoded in a genomic region of Syngnathoides biaculeatus isolate LvHL_M chromosome 15, ASM1980259v1, whole genome shotgun sequence:
- the tacc3 gene encoding transforming acidic coiled-coil-containing protein 3 codes for MSSVEVNDENSGICPRGGKHKGKGEDIFELEQPTGRPSILRQTENLPSKTVPKSAKVCFQTPRRDPVTKRILSPANLVKMSSVDECTKAMKSLNLDLTKCTLPQETSKELDGPIQELSSYPDDDMPIQSKGGYQLDFDNLDSVDPFKSSSKVSLSPPRTLVESTSPGQPDNTCGEPASKSDSGLDETLPFTHSGDNSLVNVSAEVSSTDSSVVTVVKVLAVEQESRGATPEEVPAKTFSRSDENKPSNSFMEDAPLPSKGSYNIDFDNIDATDPFKPGCSKIQNSPVLVKKSPDHEAQLKPADEDVPIEADLEPFASLRPAPSDAQGADLERYLATPPIKESPAKLEVEFSDGEVKQKPQNLGKEPHVLKPEEESNTLVAAADAEKLPASDEADASSPKALYSLDFEKLDNPDLNPFATKSNINQSPKSSPNPSPPQNTAHKAPACTNERTSIAKADTEVLQEQEVDKTACDETRALAPKIERCTNNFSEQLQTNLSNFTEEFVPGTEFMSNNFGEQIDYLEQFGSSGFKESALRKQSLYLKFDPLLRESPKKCGGGAVNPLQAPRPSSLMSRLETLPAASDTAASPTPPVIRSLVPALSKPASTEDIIDVLKYSQKDLDAAIAKVQAEAKEKEEQMCAKYQQLQDDGQEMRKIIAEFEFIIAKMMAEQEKEREAFQVKLDGVMLEKEQVSSDLNAMERSFSDLFRRLDKYKEIIEGYKKNEETLKACAQDYLGRIKKEEKRYQTLKAHAEEKIGQANEEIADVRAKNKAEVSALQVQLRREQLKVHSLEKNLAQKVKEAEELTKLCDELISNVQNG; via the exons ATGAGCTCTGTTGAGGTGAATGATGAGAATAGCGGCATCTGCCCCAGAGGAGGAAAGCACAAGGGCAAAGGTGAGGACATTTTCGAACTAGAGCAGCCGACCGGGAGGCCTTCAATCCTGCGTCAGACGGAGAACCTCCCCAGCAAGACGGTGCCGAAGAGTGCAAAG GTTTGTTTCCAGACTCCAAGAAGAGACCCAGTCACTAAAAGGATTTTATCTCCCGCAAACTTGGTTAAAATGTCAAGTGTGGATGAGTGCACAAAAGCGATGAAGTCTTTAAATTTGGACTTGACAAA gtgcaccttgCCACAAGAGACATCAAAAGAACTGGATGGTCCCATACAAG AACTGTCCTCCTACCCTGATGATGACATGCCAATACAAAGCAAAGGAGGTTACCAGTTGGACTTTGACAACCTGGACAGCGTTGACCCTTTCAAGAGCTCCAGTAAAGTGTCTCTCTCACCCCCGAGGACTCTCGTTGAGAGCACGTCTCCCGGACAGCCAGACAATACGTGTGGGGAGCCCGCCAGCAAGTCCGATTCGGGACTAGATGAGACTCTTCCCTTCACTCACTCTGGAGACAACTCACTCGTCAATGTATCCGCTGAGGTCAGCTCGACAGACAGCAGCGTGGTCACCGTGGTGAAAGTTTTAGCTGTAGAGCAAGAGTCACGCGGCGCCACACCTGAAGAGGTCCCTGCCAAGACATTCTCCAGAAGCGATGAAAACAAACCATCAAACAGTTTTATGGAAGATGCACCTCTGCCTTCAAAAGGATCTTACAACATTGATTTTGACAACATTGACGCAACAGATCCCTTTAAACCTGGATGCTCCAAAATCCAGAATTCCCCTGTCCTGGTGAAGAAATCACCAGATCATGAGGCCCAGTTAAAGCCTGCAGATGAAGATGTACCCATTGAAGCAGACTTGGAGCCCTTCGCCTCCCTGCGCCCTGCTCCATCTGACGCTCAAGGGGCCGATTTGGAGCGCTACCTGGCGACCCCGCCCATCAAGGAAAGCCCGGCCAAGCTTGAGGTAGAATTTAGTGATGGTGAGGTCAAACAGAAGCCCCAAAACCTTGGTAAAGAACCACATGTCCTCAAGCCCGAAGAGGAGTCCAACACTTTGGTGGCAGCAGCTGATGCAGAAAAATTACCTGCGAGTGATGAGGCAGATGCGAGCTCCCCCAAAGCATTGTACTCCTTAGACTTTGAAAAACTGGACAACCCTGACTTAAACCCCTTTGCCACAAAGTCCAATATCAACCAGTCTCCCAAGAGCAGCCCGAACCCAAGCCCTCCACAGAACACAGCACACAAGGCACCTGCTTG CACCAATGAGAGGACGTCCATAGCTAAAGCCGACACCGAAGTGCTACAAGAGCAG GAAGTTGACAAGACTGCTTGTGATGAGACTCGTGCATTGGCACCCAAAATTGAAAGGTGTACAAATAATTTTTCTGAACAACTACAGACCAACTTGTCAAATTTCACTGAGGAGTTTGTGCCTGGGACTGAGT ttATGTCCAACAACTTTGGGGAACAAATTGACTACCTTGAACAGTTTGGTTCAAGTGGC TTTAAGGAGTCTGCACTGCGCAAACAGTCTTTGTACCTTAAATTCGACCCCCTCCTAAGGGAGAGTCCAAAGAAGTGTGGAGGAGGCGCAGTCAATCCATTACAAGCTCCTCGGCCTTCTTCTCTCATGTCCCG GCTTGAAACCCTACCAGCAGCCAGCGACACTGCGGCATCTCCT ACTCCCCCAGTAATCAGGAGCCTCGTCCCAGCGCTCTCGAAGCCTGCAAGCACAGAAGACATCATTGACGTGCTCAAGTACAGCCAGAAAGACTTGGACGCGGCCATCGCCAAAGTCCAGGCTGAG GCAAAGGAAAAAGAGGAGCAAATGTGTGCAAAGTACCAGCAGTTACAAGACGATGGTCAGGAAATGAG GAAAATAATAGCCGAATTTGAGTTCATCATTGCAAAAATGATGG CGGAACAAGAGAAGGAGCGCGAGGCTTTCCAGGTGAAGCTGGACGGGGTCATGCTGGAGAAGGAGCAGGTCTCCAGTGACCTCAACGCCATGGAGAGGTCCTTCTCGGACCTTTTTAGACGGCTGGACAAGTACAAGGAGATCATTGAGGGTTACAAAAAG AATGAGGAGACCCTGAAAGCTTGCGCTCAGGACTACCTGGGGAGAATCAAAAAGGAGGAGAAGCGCTACCAGACCCTCAAAGCCCACGCTGAGGAGAAAATTGGCCA GGCCAATGAAGAAATAGCTGACGTGCGCGCCAAGAACAAAGCGGAGGTGTCGGCGCTGCAAGTCCAGCTGCGGCGTGAACAGTTGAAGGTGCACTCGCTGGAGAAGAACCTGGCCCAGAAG GTGAAGGAGGCCGAAGAGTTGACCAAACTCTGTGACGAACTCATCAGCAACGTCCAGAACGGGTGA